The following coding sequences are from one Paenibacillus sp. FSL R5-0912 window:
- a CDS encoding MFS transporter, producing the protein MSNSTERLWTKSFITLTLCNLLLFTGLQMTLSTLPAYAEGTLHATSVQVSLVTSLFALSAIASRLFSAKAMEKGGRNLLIFLGLSVSLAAVAGYYFAGSIAALLLLRMLFGVGFGMASTAFPTMASDVIPVRRMGEGMGYFGLSTSLAMSAGPLIGLSLLQGPGFGSLLLGAGAALAIIFPLGYRLAKTLPPQHKEPAGVPASASGGGAYRRLFLPCLLNFLLSISYGGLIGFLALFGAEKNLSHVAYFFLFNAVSIVIIRPLSGRIYDRFGPAALLIPGSLFIAGGLLLLSFASTTAALFPAALCYGFGFGSMQPALQTWMIQSVEPRQRGLANGMFFNSLDLGVAIGTLLLGAIALYTSYAVMYRYSIIAPVLLLVIYLFVYASQRSRGRHSHAHEVISHT; encoded by the coding sequence TTGAGCAATTCAACAGAACGTCTTTGGACCAAGTCCTTCATTACTCTCACCCTATGCAATCTGCTGCTGTTCACGGGCCTGCAGATGACCTTATCCACCCTTCCGGCGTATGCGGAAGGTACACTGCATGCAACTTCCGTGCAGGTCAGCCTCGTAACCAGCCTATTTGCACTCAGCGCTATCGCTTCCCGTCTATTCTCGGCCAAAGCCATGGAGAAGGGCGGCCGTAATCTGCTGATCTTCCTCGGACTGTCCGTTTCACTCGCGGCCGTGGCCGGCTACTACTTCGCAGGCAGTATCGCCGCCCTGCTGCTGCTCCGGATGTTATTCGGCGTTGGCTTCGGAATGGCCAGTACTGCCTTTCCGACTATGGCCTCGGATGTGATCCCTGTCCGCCGGATGGGTGAAGGCATGGGTTATTTCGGGTTGTCCACCAGTCTGGCGATGTCCGCCGGTCCGCTGATCGGGCTCAGCCTGCTGCAGGGACCCGGCTTTGGCTCCCTGCTCCTCGGCGCGGGAGCTGCGCTGGCCATCATCTTCCCGCTGGGCTACCGCCTGGCCAAAACCTTGCCCCCGCAGCACAAAGAGCCCGCAGGAGTACCCGCTTCAGCCTCCGGGGGTGGGGCGTACCGCAGGCTGTTTCTTCCCTGCCTGCTTAACTTCCTGTTATCCATCTCCTATGGCGGGCTGATTGGCTTCCTGGCGCTCTTCGGAGCTGAGAAAAACCTGTCCCATGTAGCCTACTTCTTCCTGTTCAATGCCGTTTCGATTGTGATTATCCGTCCGCTGTCCGGCAGGATTTATGACCGCTTTGGCCCGGCAGCCCTGCTCATCCCGGGAAGCCTGTTTATCGCCGGCGGTTTGCTGCTGCTCTCTTTTGCATCAACGACAGCTGCACTGTTCCCAGCCGCCCTATGTTACGGCTTCGGCTTCGGGTCGATGCAGCCTGCACTCCAGACCTGGATGATCCAATCCGTAGAACCGCGCCAGCGCGGACTGGCTAACGGCATGTTCTTTAACTCCCTTGATCTCGGAGTCGCCATCGGCACCTTGCTGCTTGGAGCAATTGCCTTATATACAAGTTATGCCGTTATGTACAGATACTCCATAATCGCACCTGTCCTGCTGCTCGTAATCTACCTCTTCGTCTATGCATCACAGCGCAGCCGAGGACGCCACTCTCATGCACACGAAGTAATCAGCCATACCTAA
- a CDS encoding MarR family winged helix-turn-helix transcriptional regulator, translating to MPHSSPQQFLGFLLGSTHRRITTGFARALKPYDITPEQWSVLLMICDRSGISQKEVAAAAAKDQPTTARIVELLLKKGFISKSMNPGDRRAFQLYATEEGQSLIGNTLELEQQTINTAVAGLNPHQLEELRSMLELIYHNTNHQE from the coding sequence ATGCCGCATTCTTCTCCGCAGCAATTTCTCGGTTTCCTGCTGGGCTCCACCCACCGCAGGATTACCACCGGATTTGCCAGGGCTCTGAAGCCTTATGATATTACTCCCGAGCAATGGTCGGTCCTGCTCATGATCTGTGACCGCAGCGGAATCAGCCAGAAGGAGGTTGCCGCTGCTGCCGCCAAGGACCAGCCGACCACTGCACGGATCGTTGAGCTCCTGCTCAAGAAAGGGTTCATCAGCAAGTCAATGAATCCCGGTGACCGCAGGGCTTTTCAGCTCTACGCCACAGAAGAAGGGCAGTCGCTTATCGGAAATACGCTCGAACTCGAGCAGCAGACCATTAATACTGCCGTGGCCGGACTGAATCCGCATCAGCTTGAAGAGCTCCGCAGCATGCTGGAGCTGATCTACCACAACACCAACCATCAAGAATAG
- the fsa gene encoding fructose-6-phosphate aldolase produces the protein MKFFLDTGNIEEIKRITRLGLVDGVTTNPSLIAKEGRLFKDVIKEIVAIVPGPVSAEVIGLTAEEMLKEAYEIAEWAPNVVIKLPMTEDGLEACYELTKKGIKTNVTLVFSAAQGLMAAKAGATYISPFVGRLDDIGVDGMKLIKDLKTILTNYGLKSEIIAASIRNIAHVEQAAIAGAHIATIPGSLLPSLWKHPLTDNGIERFLKDWEKVPQV, from the coding sequence ATGAAATTTTTCTTGGATACCGGAAATATTGAGGAAATCAAACGTATTACCCGCCTCGGATTAGTGGATGGCGTAACGACGAACCCGTCGCTGATCGCCAAGGAAGGCAGATTGTTTAAAGATGTAATCAAGGAGATCGTGGCGATTGTTCCCGGTCCGGTCAGTGCTGAAGTTATCGGTCTCACAGCGGAAGAGATGCTTAAGGAAGCTTACGAAATCGCTGAATGGGCTCCGAATGTCGTAATCAAGCTGCCAATGACTGAAGATGGTCTTGAAGCTTGTTATGAACTGACTAAGAAAGGCATCAAAACTAACGTTACGCTCGTATTCTCCGCTGCTCAGGGCCTCATGGCAGCCAAAGCAGGTGCTACTTATATCAGCCCGTTCGTCGGACGTCTGGACGATATCGGCGTTGACGGCATGAAGCTGATCAAGGATCTGAAGACCATTCTTACCAACTATGGCCTGAAATCCGAAATTATTGCAGCCAGCATCCGCAATATCGCCCATGTAGAGCAAGCAGCTATTGCCGGCGCTCATATTGCGACCATCCCGGGTTCACTCTTACCTTCCCTCTGGAAGCACCCGCTGACAGACAACGGAATTGAGCGTTTCCTGAAGGATTGGGAGAAAGTGCCGCAAGTTTAA
- a CDS encoding macro domain-containing protein — translation MQITVNNVVISVSEGDITAWQGEMIVNASNSGLYGGGGVDGAIHRAGGPRIAEECAVIRQKQGGILPGQAAVTTAGLLPFRGIIHTVGPIWKGGTAGETAILSQCYSSSLSLACSYGARSVAFPNISTGIFNFPKELACKTALDSVVTYVRERTSAELPLQRIEFICFEHDNAILYEAMLNDYI, via the coding sequence ATGCAAATCACCGTTAACAATGTAGTGATTTCAGTAAGTGAAGGCGATATTACCGCCTGGCAGGGTGAGATGATTGTGAATGCATCCAACTCAGGTCTCTACGGGGGCGGGGGAGTGGACGGGGCGATTCACCGGGCAGGCGGACCCCGCATTGCGGAAGAATGCGCTGTAATCCGGCAGAAGCAAGGCGGAATACTCCCGGGACAAGCCGCGGTAACCACAGCAGGTCTTCTCCCGTTCCGGGGAATCATTCATACTGTAGGACCGATTTGGAAAGGGGGCACTGCAGGCGAGACGGCTATTTTATCCCAATGTTATAGCAGCAGCCTCAGTCTGGCATGCTCCTACGGAGCACGGAGTGTGGCCTTTCCGAACATCAGTACCGGAATATTTAACTTTCCCAAAGAGCTGGCCTGCAAGACGGCGCTGGATTCAGTCGTCACTTATGTGCGTGAACGGACATCCGCGGAGCTCCCGCTGCAGCGGATTGAATTTATCTGCTTTGAACATGACAATGCCATATTGTATGAGGCCATGCTCAACGATTATATCTGA
- the rpiA gene encoding ribose-5-phosphate isomerase RpiA, with protein MNVKQLAAEKAVEYVQDGMKVGLGTGSTAYWAIRKLGERVSEGLNITAVATSQASEDQARELGIPLVAFGEVDSLDLTIDGADELDGALQLIKGGGGALLREKIVAMGSTRMIVVADESKAVTTLGKFPLPVEIVPFAWEWTVADLAKLGCKPELRRSGGELYKTDNGNYIADCRFEAIDSAADLALALQRIPGVVEHGLFIGIADMAVIGKNDGTIEIIEGESNL; from the coding sequence ATCAATGTTAAGCAGCTGGCAGCAGAGAAAGCCGTCGAGTACGTGCAGGACGGAATGAAGGTAGGGCTGGGTACGGGTTCTACGGCTTACTGGGCCATCCGCAAGCTGGGTGAACGTGTTAGCGAAGGCTTAAACATCACGGCAGTGGCAACCTCGCAGGCTTCGGAGGATCAGGCCCGTGAGCTGGGGATTCCGCTGGTTGCTTTTGGCGAAGTGGATTCTCTGGATCTGACCATTGACGGCGCGGATGAGCTTGATGGTGCACTGCAGCTGATCAAAGGGGGAGGCGGAGCGCTTCTCCGCGAGAAGATTGTTGCGATGGGCAGCACCCGTATGATTGTGGTAGCAGATGAGAGCAAGGCAGTGACCACACTTGGCAAATTCCCTCTGCCGGTTGAGATCGTGCCGTTTGCCTGGGAATGGACTGTCGCTGACCTGGCCAAGCTTGGCTGTAAGCCGGAGCTGCGCCGCAGCGGCGGTGAGCTGTATAAGACGGATAACGGCAACTACATTGCTGACTGCCGCTTCGAGGCTATTGACTCTGCTGCTGATCTGGCGCTTGCCCTCCAGCGTATTCCAGGAGTCGTGGAGCACGGGCTGTTCATCGGTATTGCCGATATGGCAGTGATCGGCAAAAATGACGGCACCATTGAAATCATTGAAGGTGAGAGCAATCTCTAA
- a CDS encoding VanZ family protein produces the protein MKSLKVRAISNTRKHRRKGKPAANRQKLPPGRRILAWLLLLIYSAVLIYWMFLGFGRTVQTEGPLRYNLEPLRTMRLYFDMSNGVSYSGRVVNLLGNVAVFVPFGILLPLVSTAYRSLLRLTLVSVLCIIVLELMQMLLRAGSLDIDDLLLNLLGVWAGYALLRVKQTFRRSHNVD, from the coding sequence TTGAAATCATTGAAGGTGAGAGCAATCTCTAACACGCGTAAACACCGGCGGAAAGGAAAACCGGCGGCAAACAGACAGAAGCTGCCCCCGGGGCGGCGGATACTGGCCTGGCTGCTGCTACTCATATACAGTGCAGTGCTGATCTACTGGATGTTTCTCGGCTTTGGACGGACGGTTCAGACGGAGGGGCCGCTGCGCTACAATCTGGAGCCGCTGCGCACAATGCGTTTGTATTTTGATATGAGTAACGGAGTGTCTTACTCAGGGCGGGTGGTCAACCTGTTGGGTAATGTTGCTGTGTTTGTGCCTTTTGGCATCCTGCTGCCTCTGGTTAGCACCGCCTACCGCTCATTGCTGCGGTTAACGCTAGTATCCGTTCTATGTATAATAGTGCTTGAGCTGATGCAAATGCTGCTGCGGGCGGGCAGCCTGGATATTGATGACCTGCTGCTTAATCTGCTGGGGGTATGGGCGGGATATGCACTGCTGCGTGTTAAACAAACTTTTAGGAGGTCACATAATGTTGATTGA
- a CDS encoding GNAT family N-acetyltransferase, producing MLIDLKPLVGTPEVNELLAYAVIDDPDALERTSAEYREQAALQLCGWEEEGLLLGLTGFEETEDGSLDIRHIAVLPENRGKGYARGMILELVTTRQPRYLVAETEDEIAADFYRSLGFMVYSLGENAAGIEIFRCVYEVEETEDEE from the coding sequence ATGTTGATTGATTTGAAGCCACTTGTCGGAACACCTGAGGTGAACGAACTGCTGGCTTATGCGGTTATAGATGATCCGGATGCGCTGGAGCGCACGTCGGCAGAATACCGGGAGCAAGCGGCGCTGCAGCTATGCGGCTGGGAGGAGGAAGGGCTGCTGCTCGGCCTCACCGGCTTTGAAGAGACTGAAGACGGTTCGCTGGATATCCGCCATATTGCAGTGCTGCCGGAGAACCGGGGCAAGGGCTATGCGCGGGGGATGATTCTGGAACTGGTGACGACCCGTCAGCCGCGTTATCTGGTGGCGGAGACCGAAGATGAGATTGCCGCGGATTTCTATCGCAGCCTTGGATTTATGGTATACAGCCTGGGCGAGAATGCAGCCGGAATCGAAATATTCCGCTGTGTGTACGAGGTTGAAGAGACCGAGGACGAGGAGTAG
- a CDS encoding MarR family winged helix-turn-helix transcriptional regulator: MKKDAEEWINRYVDAYMVVTRQINARLRDIFGEGLTNDQFLILRLIAGQEKCTSTYLAEAVAVGKSSITAIINRLDEAGMIERTRDENDRRQVYLTMTEHGKSVYSTSEKQMQEVISPYLFHFEDHDIERFITMFEKLAFLMQEPGGRQN, translated from the coding sequence ATGAAAAAAGATGCAGAGGAATGGATCAACCGTTACGTGGACGCATATATGGTGGTTACCAGGCAGATTAACGCCAGGCTCAGGGATATTTTTGGCGAAGGGCTGACGAATGACCAGTTCCTGATCCTCCGGCTGATTGCCGGACAGGAGAAATGTACTTCCACCTATCTGGCTGAGGCTGTAGCGGTGGGCAAAAGCTCAATTACGGCTATTATCAACCGGCTGGACGAAGCGGGAATGATTGAGCGGACCCGTGATGAGAATGACCGCCGGCAGGTGTATCTGACGATGACCGAGCATGGCAAAAGTGTCTACAGCACTTCTGAGAAGCAGATGCAGGAGGTTATCTCCCCCTACTTGTTCCACTTCGAGGATCACGATATCGAGCGGTTTATTACGATGTTTGAGAAGCTGGCATTTTTGATGCAGGAACCAGGAGGTAGACAAAATTGA
- a CDS encoding MMPL family transporter, which yields MRTILKARWAIIAIWLAVAVVLFLTAPAMSDLVREKGQISVPAGYTSSKAAEIMKEVAEAKGGETVHQVALVFNKPEGLQAADTESIKQGVEKLAANKASLNLSAITDPFTQPELKDTLIAKDGNTIMVALSVQGGEEEVKELPAKAGALLGDVTADHYMTSEGLITEDTIASSEAGLKKSEYITVVFILLILFVVFRSFVAPFVPLLTVGLSYIVSQSVVAFLVDRFDFPLSTFTQIFMVAVMFGIGTDYCILLISRFKEELAHSEDTTSAIISTYRKAGGTVFYSGLAVFVGFLAIGLSKFMLYRSAVAVAVGIAVMLLALVTIVPFFMAVLGQKLFWPSRGKLEHSESRIWGAAGSFSLKRPWAALLIVAVIVVPFLLTYSGKLSFNSMDEIGSDYASVKGFNMISESFGPGESMPGKIVIKNDDRMDTAEYMGLAEKISRELEKVDGVKAVRSMSRPTGEQINDFLIPTQVATLADGLDQSNEGLTKIQSGLAEASEQLKENGPKLTEAVSGSAKLTEGTAELKAGIDALGDGLSRIENGIRSGSAGAGEIKTGLSQAAASAKQLAAANTALLEGYKKIGSGLTALDGGLAGLQTQLQGVADALTGLQGSFTGLESAHPELLQDINYQTIKGTVTQSGAGAAGLAGGLGQISAQLKGAAAGLSEANAGYVKAAAGQSALAKGLDQLVAGIGQLQSGLNQAADGQEQIVGKLPSITSGLDQLQGGQQQLADGFGELTGQLGQLQGGLTQSADGLGQITGGLSSAQDYLKQIQDAKDDELSGFFVPAEALEADGIQQVFDTYLSGDRKVMTLDVVFAENPYSAEAIDSVGDIQAAVDRAVAGTKLENAETAMSGVTSTYSDLQKISNEDYTRTVILMLGGIFIILVLLLRSIIMPLYLIISLLITYFTALGVTEAIFVHLLNYSGITWTTPFFSFVMLIALGVDYSIFLMARFNENKTWDVREAILHAMRNMGTVILSAVVILGGTFASMYPSGVLSMMQIATVVLSGLALYALLFLPFFVPVMVRMFGRANWWPFSTAAAEEQPKSLNL from the coding sequence TTGAGAACTATTTTAAAAGCAAGATGGGCAATTATCGCTATTTGGCTGGCGGTGGCAGTAGTGCTATTCCTGACCGCCCCGGCTATGTCTGATCTGGTACGGGAGAAGGGGCAGATCTCGGTCCCGGCAGGATACACTTCGTCAAAAGCCGCCGAAATCATGAAGGAAGTGGCAGAAGCCAAAGGCGGGGAAACCGTACATCAGGTTGCGCTTGTGTTCAACAAGCCAGAGGGCCTGCAGGCTGCGGACACCGAGAGTATTAAGCAAGGCGTTGAGAAGCTGGCGGCGAATAAGGCTTCCCTGAATCTCAGTGCGATCACCGATCCTTTTACACAGCCTGAACTTAAGGATACCCTTATTGCCAAAGACGGCAATACAATCATGGTTGCTTTGTCGGTGCAGGGCGGAGAAGAAGAGGTTAAAGAGCTGCCGGCCAAGGCCGGGGCATTGCTGGGGGACGTCACCGCTGATCATTATATGACCAGTGAAGGGCTGATTACAGAAGATACGATTGCCAGCTCTGAAGCCGGGCTGAAGAAGTCGGAATACATTACAGTTGTCTTTATTCTGCTCATTCTGTTCGTTGTGTTCCGCTCGTTCGTAGCGCCGTTTGTGCCGCTGTTAACCGTGGGGCTGAGTTATATTGTGTCACAGTCGGTTGTGGCTTTTCTGGTGGACCGGTTTGATTTCCCCCTGTCCACGTTCACACAGATTTTCATGGTCGCTGTTATGTTCGGGATCGGGACGGATTACTGCATTCTGCTGATCAGCCGGTTCAAGGAAGAGCTTGCCCATTCCGAGGATACGACAAGTGCCATTATCTCTACTTACCGTAAAGCGGGCGGTACCGTATTCTATTCAGGGCTGGCGGTGTTCGTCGGATTCCTGGCGATCGGCCTGTCCAAATTCATGCTGTACCGTTCAGCGGTCGCGGTAGCTGTCGGGATTGCCGTGATGCTGCTGGCGCTCGTGACGATTGTACCGTTCTTCATGGCGGTGCTGGGCCAAAAGCTGTTCTGGCCGTCACGCGGCAAGCTGGAGCACAGCGAGAGCCGGATTTGGGGGGCGGCAGGCTCCTTCTCCCTGAAGAGACCCTGGGCTGCGCTGCTGATTGTGGCAGTCATCGTTGTACCGTTCCTGCTTACATACAGCGGGAAGCTGAGCTTCAACAGCATGGATGAAATCGGCTCGGATTACGCGTCGGTCAAAGGCTTCAACATGATCTCGGAGAGCTTCGGTCCGGGTGAGTCGATGCCGGGCAAGATTGTCATTAAGAATGATGACCGGATGGATACGGCTGAATATATGGGCCTGGCCGAGAAAATCAGCCGTGAGCTGGAAAAGGTGGACGGAGTCAAGGCTGTGCGCAGCATGTCCCGTCCAACCGGGGAGCAAATTAATGACTTCCTGATCCCTACCCAGGTCGCTACGCTCGCCGACGGGCTGGATCAGAGCAATGAAGGCTTAACCAAAATTCAGAGCGGGCTTGCTGAAGCAAGCGAGCAGCTGAAAGAGAATGGGCCGAAACTTACAGAGGCCGTATCCGGGAGCGCCAAGCTGACGGAAGGTACAGCTGAGCTCAAGGCAGGCATCGATGCGCTGGGTGACGGCCTGTCACGTATTGAGAACGGAATCCGCAGCGGATCAGCCGGAGCCGGAGAGATTAAGACCGGCCTCTCGCAGGCGGCGGCAAGCGCGAAACAGCTGGCAGCGGCCAATACGGCACTGCTCGAAGGCTACAAGAAGATCGGAAGCGGCCTGACGGCGCTGGATGGAGGGCTTGCCGGCCTGCAGACACAGCTTCAGGGTGTTGCCGATGCACTGACAGGCCTGCAAGGCTCCTTCACCGGACTTGAGTCCGCGCATCCGGAGCTGCTGCAGGATATCAATTACCAGACGATCAAAGGTACAGTGACGCAGAGCGGCGCTGGAGCTGCAGGGCTGGCCGGAGGGCTGGGCCAGATTTCAGCCCAGCTCAAAGGGGCGGCAGCAGGGCTGAGCGAAGCCAATGCCGGTTATGTCAAAGCGGCAGCAGGCCAATCCGCGCTGGCGAAGGGGCTGGATCAGCTGGTGGCCGGTATCGGCCAACTGCAATCCGGCCTGAATCAGGCGGCAGACGGACAGGAGCAGATTGTCGGCAAGCTTCCGTCCATCACCAGCGGGCTGGATCAGCTGCAAGGCGGACAGCAGCAGCTCGCGGACGGTTTCGGTGAGCTTACAGGCCAGCTTGGCCAGCTGCAGGGCGGACTTACCCAAAGTGCGGATGGCCTGGGACAAATTACTGGCGGCCTGAGTTCCGCGCAGGATTATCTTAAGCAGATTCAGGATGCCAAGGATGACGAGCTGAGCGGGTTCTTCGTACCGGCAGAGGCGCTTGAAGCTGACGGTATTCAGCAGGTATTTGATACCTATCTGTCCGGAGACCGTAAGGTCATGACACTGGATGTTGTATTCGCTGAGAATCCATACAGTGCTGAAGCCATTGACAGTGTCGGAGATATCCAGGCTGCAGTGGACCGTGCTGTGGCCGGTACGAAGCTGGAAAATGCGGAGACAGCCATGAGCGGCGTGACCAGCACCTACAGCGATTTGCAGAAAATCTCTAATGAGGATTACACGCGGACCGTGATTCTGATGCTGGGCGGTATTTTCATTATATTGGTGCTGCTGCTCCGGTCAATCATTATGCCACTGTATCTGATTATCTCACTGCTGATTACCTACTTTACAGCACTGGGCGTAACGGAGGCGATCTTCGTCCATCTGCTGAACTATTCCGGGATCACCTGGACGACTCCATTCTTCAGCTTCGTCATGCTGATTGCCCTCGGGGTAGATTATAGTATCTTCCTGATGGCCCGGTTCAATGAGAATAAAACATGGGATGTGCGTGAAGCCATTCTGCATGCCATGCGGAATATGGGAACGGTAATTCTGTCAGCCGTTGTTATTCTTGGCGGAACCTTCGCCTCGATGTATCCTTCAGGGGTGCTGTCGATGATGCAGATTGCCACCGTGGTGCTATCTGGTCTGGCCCTGTACGCATTGCTGTTCCTTCCGTTCTTCGTGCCGGTAATGGTGCGGATGTTCGGCCGGGCCAACTGGTGGCCGTTCAGTACGGCAGCTGCAGAGGAACAACCCAAATCCCTGAATCTCTAA
- a CDS encoding tetratricopeptide repeat protein: MIKFLGFLLLYRLLGNPFLALIILLVVLYFVDRRYVGILPSFSKPFRRSRQISKLRLTIAQNPNDVTAKFDLARLMTERKRYSESKELLTAIVDRYETSAEYWVELGYANLKLGQLPEGEAQMLKGLEINRRAQYGQPYLRLAETFRHVDHDKALHYVSQFQEIQTSSSEAYYLAGSMYKALGRGEDAKRAFAESLAVYRTLPKYKKRQERGWALRSYFAKLR; the protein is encoded by the coding sequence ATGATTAAATTTCTAGGTTTCCTGCTGCTGTACCGTCTGCTCGGCAATCCATTTCTGGCCCTGATCATTCTGCTCGTCGTTCTATATTTTGTAGACCGCCGTTATGTAGGCATTCTGCCCAGCTTCTCCAAGCCTTTCCGCCGCAGCCGCCAGATTTCCAAACTGCGCTTGACCATTGCACAGAACCCGAACGATGTAACCGCCAAATTCGATCTGGCCCGGCTGATGACAGAGCGCAAACGCTACAGCGAGTCCAAGGAGCTTCTGACAGCAATTGTTGACCGTTACGAAACATCGGCTGAGTATTGGGTGGAGCTGGGATATGCTAACCTCAAGCTGGGCCAGCTTCCCGAAGGAGAAGCCCAGATGCTCAAGGGACTGGAGATCAACCGCAGGGCGCAATACGGGCAGCCCTACCTTCGACTTGCCGAAACCTTCCGGCATGTAGACCATGACAAGGCACTCCACTATGTGAGCCAATTCCAGGAGATTCAGACCTCCTCCAGCGAAGCTTATTATCTGGCGGGTTCCATGTACAAGGCTTTGGGGCGCGGGGAAGATGCCAAGCGTGCTTTTGCCGAATCGCTTGCCGTCTACCGCACCTTGCCCAAATACAAGAAACGCCAGGAACGCGGCTGGGCGCTGCGCAGCTATTTCGCCAAGCTGCGCTGA
- a CDS encoding aldo/keto reductase, which yields METLTSKVNLRLLGQSDLSVSPLGLGCWQFSRGSGIVGRYWSNLTDADILDIVRVSLEGGMNWVDTAEIYGGGKSEEALAHVLDQLRKEGNPHAAPLIATKWWPLLRTAGSITATIDQRIACLGGRGIDLYQIHQPFSLSSIASEMKAMAGLVGAGKIRYVGVSNYSAKQMVEAHRLLKTFGLPLVSNQVKYNLLHRNIDQNGTLAAAKELGISIIAYSPLQQGILTGRFHNDPSQIAAVSRIRRMQSGLDDAGLTRSKPLIDSLGKLAEKYEVTPGQVALNWLIHYHGDTVVAIPGASKARHARENIGAMAFRLNQEELGLLDEASWAALKR from the coding sequence ATGGAGACACTGACAAGCAAGGTCAATTTACGCCTGCTGGGGCAGTCGGATTTATCCGTATCGCCGCTTGGACTCGGCTGCTGGCAGTTCAGCCGGGGAAGCGGCATCGTGGGCCGCTACTGGAGTAATCTCACTGATGCGGATATTCTGGATATTGTACGGGTCAGCCTGGAAGGCGGCATGAACTGGGTCGATACGGCAGAAATCTATGGAGGGGGCAAATCGGAAGAGGCGCTGGCTCATGTGCTGGATCAGCTCCGGAAGGAAGGCAACCCGCATGCCGCACCGCTGATCGCTACCAAGTGGTGGCCGTTGCTGCGGACAGCCGGCTCCATTACCGCAACGATTGACCAGCGCATCGCCTGTCTGGGAGGAAGAGGAATTGATCTGTATCAGATTCATCAGCCGTTCTCCTTATCCTCCATTGCCAGTGAGATGAAAGCTATGGCTGGACTTGTGGGGGCAGGCAAAATCCGTTATGTGGGCGTAAGCAATTATTCCGCCAAGCAGATGGTGGAGGCACACCGGCTGTTGAAAACCTTCGGGCTCCCGCTGGTATCCAATCAGGTCAAATACAATCTGCTGCACCGCAATATCGATCAGAATGGGACTCTGGCCGCTGCCAAGGAGCTGGGGATTTCCATTATCGCCTACTCTCCATTGCAGCAAGGCATCCTGACCGGTCGCTTCCACAATGATCCGTCGCAGATTGCTGCAGTCTCCCGGATACGGCGGATGCAATCGGGTCTGGACGATGCCGGTCTGACCCGCAGTAAGCCGCTGATTGATTCTCTGGGTAAGCTGGCAGAGAAATATGAGGTGACACCGGGCCAGGTAGCCCTTAACTGGCTCATTCATTATCATGGCGACACCGTAGTTGCCATCCCGGGAGCATCCAAAGCCCGCCATGCCCGGGAGAATATCGGTGCCATGGCCTTCCGGCTAAACCAGGAGGAGCTGGGACTGCTGGATGAAGCATCCTGGGCAGCACTGAAGAGATAA